A single region of the Salmo salar chromosome ssa16, Ssal_v3.1, whole genome shotgun sequence genome encodes:
- the LOC123727895 gene encoding gamma-crystallin M2-like, which yields MVKITFYEENNFQGRCYECSTDCADLHCYFSRCNSARVESGAWVLYEKPNYKGYQYILSPGEYADNQQWMGFNDSVKSCRAIKNVHGNVWKLRLYERPDFGGQMVEWAEDCPSVYEAFKFREVYSCMVTHGAWAFYELPNYRGRQYFLERGEYPRHTDWSAASAAVGSFRRITEF from the exons ATCACATTCTACGAGGAAAATAATTTCCAGGGCCGCTGCTATGAGTGCAGCACCGACTGTGCCGACCTGCACTGCTACTTCAGCCGCTGCAACTCGGCGCGGGTGGAGAGCGGGGCCTGGGTGCTTTATGAGAAACCCAACTACAAGGGCTACCAATACATCCTGAGCCCAGGGGAGTACGCAGACAACCAGCAATGGATGGGATTCAACGATAGCGTCAAGTCCTGCCGCGCCATCAAAAAC GTGCATGGCAACGTGTGGAAGCTGAGGCTGTACGAGAGGCCAGACTTCGGCGGTCAGATGGTGGAGTGGGCTGAGGACTGCCCCTCGGTCTACGAGGCCTTTAAGTTCCGCGAGGTGTACTCGTGCATGGTGACCCACGGCGCCTGGGCCTTCTACGAGCTGCCGAACTACAGGGGACGCCAGTACTTCCTGGAGCGCGGCGAGTACCCCCGCCACACAGACTGGAGCGCCGCATCTGCCGCTGTGGGCTCCTTCCGCAGGATCACCGAGTTCTAG